The Brevibacterium atlanticum genome segment GAAATCCCCGCCTCTGCAGTCCACGCTCGGCCGCCAGCTGGGACGCAGTCTTCATCAGCCGAGCAACTGATTCTGGTTCAGAACTGAGGCAGCTGGGCAGGTCTTTGCAGTACGCTCGCAGGTACCCCACCGAACCGAACCGTTAGGTTGGAACCATGTCCAAAGATGCACAGACATTCCAGATGCCGTTCACCCCCACCCCACGAAACTTCATCGGGTTTCCGATGCCTCCATCCGTCCCGAAGGGCATGCGCCTCGAATTGAGCCGTTCCCGAATTCGCCCCGGCCAAGAAGACACCTTCGATGAGTGGATGGGCATGCTCAACAGCAGGCCCGAAGAACTGCAGGAAAGCCTTCCCGCTGAACGGCAGGTATTCGAAGCGACATTTCGTCACATCGAAGCAGACGGTTCCACATGGATCTATCACCTCTCACTCATGGGCGAAGACGGGCTTGGCAACGACGAATCAATACCCATCGACGCCGCGCACGTCGCCTACAGCAAGAGGGCGAAGGAACCCGGGTGGGAAGAACTCGAGCCGCAATTCATGCTGACACCCGCCCCATTACTCGAATCGATGAAACGTTATGCCGAGTTCGGACAGGACAACGCTTGACCCTAATCACACATAACCCCTCACCGCATCACCTCGGCTGCCGCCTTCAGCGCCGCGGTCAGTCGGGAGAGCTTGTCCGAGGCCAACGTCCAGTGATGCCAATAGAGCGGAACGTCGACCGCCGGTGAGGCAGTGATCGGGACGAGGTGATCGCCGAAGTCGTCCAGCTGCATGATCGGGATCATGCCCCAGCCGACCCCGACGGCAACGGCTGCTGCGAATTCCGTCGAGCTCGGCACCACTGAAGTCGGCGGCACTCCCTTCACTCCCGCGGCCGCAAGGAAGTTCAACTGCAGGTCGTCGTCACGGCCGAAGTTCACCATGGGCAGGGTCGTAAGATCCACCTCGGCGTGGGGAGTATCCCCAGTAGTGACCACTCCCCCGTGCCGTTCGAGCAGTGATCGTGTGGCCACCGCAACATAGCGCATCGACCCCAGCCGCTGCACCTGAGTGCCGTAGGCACTCGCCTCCGCCGAGGTGATCGTCCCGAGCACCTCCCCCGACGTCAGCAGCGGCAGGGCCTTGTCCTGGTCGACGACATCGATGCGGATGACGACATCGTCCCAGGCCGCCACCTCGGCGAAGACGGGCCGGAACCATGTGGCCAGGGAGTCGGCGTTCACCCCGATCCGCAGCA includes the following:
- a CDS encoding DUF6176 family protein, whose product is MSKDAQTFQMPFTPTPRNFIGFPMPPSVPKGMRLELSRSRIRPGQEDTFDEWMGMLNSRPEELQESLPAERQVFEATFRHIEADGSTWIYHLSLMGEDGLGNDESIPIDAAHVAYSKRAKEPGWEELEPQFMLTPAPLLESMKRYAEFGQDNA
- a CDS encoding ArgP/LysG family DNA-binding transcriptional regulator; this encodes MNIDHVKALAAVVDEGTVEGGAFVLGITASAASQRIRALESKLGQVLIRRTNPITVTEAGTAVLRYARQVELLESEALDRLHGIAADVPDGAGVRDGRREPTVLRIGVNADSLATWFRPVFAEVAAWDDVVIRIDVVDQDKALPLLTSGEVLGTITSAEASAYGTQVQRLGSMRYVAVATRSLLERHGGVVTTGDTPHAEVDLTTLPMVNFGRDDDLQLNFLAAAGVKGVPPTSVVPSSTEFAAAVAVGVGWGMIPIMQLDDFGDHLVPITASPAVDVPLYWHHWTLASDKLSRLTAALKAAAEVMR